In Solobacterium moorei, a single genomic region encodes these proteins:
- a CDS encoding FtsB family cell division protein yields the protein MAKKKKKKLNSKFVALIALGLAMAMLLAVGREIMTTLQLRKQMAEAKEKLAQMQEENELLVEEKTKLQDPDYVESYARSNYMFSKDGEQIFFLPDKTDKKKNESNK from the coding sequence ATGGCAAAGAAGAAAAAAAAGAAACTAAATTCGAAATTCGTCGCATTAATCGCACTTGGTCTAGCGATGGCTATGTTACTGGCAGTTGGAAGAGAAATCATGACAACGCTACAGTTACGTAAACAAATGGCAGAAGCAAAGGAAAAGCTTGCCCAAATGCAAGAAGAAAACGAATTGCTGGTTGAAGAAAAGACAAAACTCCAAGACCCAGATTATGTAGAGAGTTATGCACGTTCTAACTACATGTTCTCTAAGGATGGAGAACAAATCTTCTTCTTACCAGATAAAACAGATAAGAAAAAGAATGAGTCAAATAAATGA
- a CDS encoding RNA-binding S4 domain-containing protein — MRIDKFLKVSRILKRRTVSKELAVNQRIEINGRIVKPAHEVLAGDIVSITFGNRKLTVRVLSIEEVKKKKDASELYEIISEEKIASPLEVETE; from the coding sequence ATGAGAATTGATAAGTTTTTAAAAGTATCACGTATCCTCAAACGTAGAACGGTTTCTAAGGAACTGGCAGTTAATCAACGTATCGAAATCAATGGGCGCATTGTAAAGCCGGCACACGAAGTGTTGGCGGGCGATATTGTGTCGATTACATTTGGAAATCGTAAACTCACAGTACGTGTATTATCTATCGAAGAAGTCAAAAAGAAGAAAGACGCATCTGAACTCTATGAGATTATCTCGGAGGAAAAGATAGCCTCTCCACTTGAAGTGGAAACAGAATAG